GATGGAAATTTCTCCGCTAAGGCCATTGCCAACCATGAGAGGTAAAACGAAAGAGCATGAAAGCGAAAGATGGCCTGCATAAATTGTGGCCTACAATGAATAAATTCTAGTACAATACGACCaacttttccctttttctttttttaaattaaggaGATTTACTATTATATCTAATATAGGAGTCTAaacatttacaacataacaaatagacttttaactttttataaattacaaaactgccatcgatttcttaaaacaaactcaatctcaaaacctcataaaaaaactcaaaaaactcAATAGgacatcaaaataatttaataatcaaaattaaattttattgggtcagttgtaattttttagatttttttaaatttgtttataaaaattaaatgatttaGAATTTATCTTTATCATTAATACTAAAAATtgatatataactaaatatctttttaaattaatgtaaagcattaagaaaaggaaattgaaCTTGGAATCTTTCCTGGAAGAGAGGTTTTAGTTCTAATTACTAATTAGCCCCTGGGAAATAGGCAACCTTGCTGTCTGCTGAGGCAATGCCTGCACCAAAATTCATGGTACATTTGTCCTTGTCTACATTATTTTGGAGGGACCCGAGGTGTCGCATCTGGGGTGGGGAGATGCACTCTGAGAGAGCTTGAGGGGGCCGTAAAACTTATATCAAATGGAATGTTATACCATCTGAAAAAATTATAACGCGTAACATGGAGTGATTGGCTGAGAATAACATGGAGTGTTATCTCATCGCACATTGACTAATTCACTTatcccaaatttcattttgttgtcCTTTTGCCTCTGTTCATACAGTTTATGGTTGACTGGGGACTAGAGACTGGAGATATGAATATTCAGTAGCCATATATACTagtgaaaggaaaagaattgGACAAGAAAacacataaatataaattggGAATGAATTTGCCTTTCATCAAACTAGTATCTGTAATATTAGAAAAGGCCTACCAAATCAACAAACACAGAGTCGCATGGAGACACACATCTCTATATAATCtgtattaaaatgaaaaacataaaactGCAAATCAACCAAAAGTTAATACCTTTGTTATACTGCAAGTTTAGACACAGAAAACATACAGAAATAATATATTCCAGAAGAGAAATgccaaaggaaaaaatatatgaaatctCAATTGACAAAACCCAGCTGATAGATTAATTATCTTCATCCTAGATCCCCCAAAGTTGTATTGTATAATAAGAGAAAGGCAATGACTGTGGGTGGGGCAGTTAATATATTTGACAAGCCTCAGAAAATCTCAGCCATGGGTATTCAGAGCTTCCCAGACTAAGTTCTTTGGGACAGGATTGGACAGGTCCCTGGCCTGCAGGGCAGCAGTCCTTAGAGTCCTAATGGTGGACATATTGGCCTCCCAGAAGGACAAGCTCCTGTAAGGCAAATTGTGCTTCTTGCATAGGTCCTTAACAGTAGGAGCAATCGTCCTCAGCTGGCAACGAGGCAACCTGGGAAACAAATGGTGCTCAAGCTGAAATTGCAGGCCACCAAAGAACCAATCCATCCTAGTTGAGCAAGAAATATCCAAAGTCCCTGCTGCTTGCTTCTCAAACCAATCACTTGATGTGGGTGGTCCAAGATATGTATCTCCTGAGAAATGGTTCAAGGTGAATTGGATGTGCTGAAGTGCTGTCACTGTAAAGCTGGCCAGCACAAACATCACCCTCTCACTCCAAGTGGGCAGGCATGAAACAAGAAGAGGAAACCAAGTCCAGAAAACAAGGATCCCCATTATGTTCAAAGCTCTGTGCGGGACATTACCCCTTGAGAACAATAACAAGAATGTTTGTATGAACAAGTTAACCCTTCCAACCACCATGACTGGGTAATATGTAAAATGCTGGTAGCTGATTAAAAATCTAGCCACAGGATCAAACTTCAACTCCCTACCGTAAAAGATTGATGTGATTGAATTAAAGAATTTTGTGGACACTGCAAAGACTGGAATGTGCTGGAGATCAGGATCATAATCAAGGCTGTTGCAGGCAATGTGGTGAGCATTGTGAGTCCATTTCCACCAAGCAATGCTGATCCCAGTAAGGCAATTCCCAGCCAGAATCTGAGCAATGTCGTTGCACTTTCTGCTTGACATGATCTGGTAATGGCCAGCATCATGACCAATATAAGCACCCTCAATCCAGAGCGCTCCCAACATCATACCACAAACCAAATGGACCAAAACACTCTCAGATTTCAACACACCATACACAACAAGGTGAAGCAGGGTTGTAATGATCAGAATAGAGTACATAGCACCATGCCCTTTCTTTTCGAACAAACCCAGTCTGGAAAACTCAGAGGCCATCCTCCTATAGTCCTTGGACACCTCAGAGACCTTGAAATCTTTTAGATAATACCCAGTGAATAATTTGTTCAGGTACTGCCATGCAGTGCTAGGATGGTATGCTATGAATGCATCAGTGACCTCTTGACCAGCCAAATTGAAGAGAATTGTATCCCCACCAGGGTGTTCCTTGGCCCAATCAGAGACATTGTAAACCTTACCCTGGATAGAGATCCACAAGTCCCCTGGCTTGTTGTGCTCCTTCAGCTCCTCACACGTAATGTACTTCCTCTCTCCCTCCATTGCAGACCAAACccaataacaacaacaacaacaacaatgagaataacaagaacaaaagatTCACAAGAGAGAATGATCaatgacaaaaaaacaaaaactctcacaaatcAAACTGAGATATCCCTTTGCTCATGgggtttgttttcttttaaagaaaaaaaacaacccTGTTAAACATGGGATATCCTCAGATTTGATTTGGCTTTTTGGATCTGTTTCAAACTCTAGCTCTatctcaatctctctctctttatctctattttctgattttttttttcccccagtGTTATTCTTTCTCTACCATGATTGTTCATATGAGATTTTATATGGAACTAGGAGAGGTTGAGAGGTTTGAGAGGTGGAGTTTTGTTCTGTCCAGCGAGGCATGCGGTCCAACGTCCATACCATATCAGAAAGTTTAATAAGATACAGACACGTCAGCACAAGACCCCACATTTATAACCAAATCCTCTAAATTTACAAAAACCCCAATGCACGTGATGGACACGTGATTTCAGCGGTGCAGCAGAGCCTCTCCTTCCTTAATCAATTCTGAGCCTTGGGTTTATTTACGTTTgcgccttttttttttggttgctttaattttagagttttgGGGGTGTggatggtttggtttggaatGCGCGCCGAGGCTCGCGGCTCTCATGTTTACGCGTAGCGGGAGAAGACAACGAGACGTTGTTTTGAGCTCAGCCGAGGACTTTGGTAACGGCACAGAGCGCACCACGTCTTTCTTGCACACAGCACCTGTAAAGCAACTTGCAaataaaagctttttttttttgttgttggaaaaattttaggattttttttataaaaatttctatAGAGTTTTGGTTTCTTTACAGTTTGAGAGGATTTTGGAGATGCGAATAATACTTTAGGATTATATTC
Above is a window of Prunus persica cultivar Lovell chromosome G2, Prunus_persica_NCBIv2, whole genome shotgun sequence DNA encoding:
- the LOC18786078 gene encoding delta(8)-fatty-acid desaturase 1 — its product is MEGERKYITCEELKEHNKPGDLWISIQGKVYNVSDWAKEHPGGDTILFNLAGQEVTDAFIAYHPSTAWQYLNKLFTGYYLKDFKVSEVSKDYRRMASEFSRLGLFEKKGHGAMYSILIITTLLHLVVYGVLKSESVLVHLVCGMMLGALWIEGAYIGHDAGHYQIMSSRKCNDIAQILAGNCLTGISIAWWKWTHNAHHIACNSLDYDPDLQHIPVFAVSTKFFNSITSIFYGRELKFDPVARFLISYQHFTYYPVMVVGRVNLFIQTFLLLFSRGNVPHRALNIMGILVFWTWFPLLVSCLPTWSERVMFVLASFTVTALQHIQFTLNHFSGDTYLGPPTSSDWFEKQAAGTLDISCSTRMDWFFGGLQFQLEHHLFPRLPRCQLRTIAPTVKDLCKKHNLPYRSLSFWEANMSTIRTLRTAALQARDLSNPVPKNLVWEALNTHG